The Nitrospira sp. sequence GTGACGACACGTACCTTGTTGCCATTCATCAGTGCGGCATTGGGATTGTTGATGATGCGGTCATTCGCGGAAAGCCCACCTCCGACTTCGACAATTTGATCCATGAGCTTGCTTACCGTGATCGTCTTCAAGTTGACCCGGTCGTCCTCCGTCACCACAGCCACTTGCGTACCATGCTCCTGGAACACCAATGCGGTGGTCGGCATCGTGAAGGCTTGACGATCGACCTGCGCCGTGAGGTGGACTTGGGCATAGGAGCCAGGCCAGAGCGCCCGGTCCTTGTTGTCGATTGTGAAGACGGTGGTCGTGGTGCGTGTACTAATATCGAATCCGCGGGCGACCGTCAGAAACTTGAAGTTAAAATGCCGGTTTGGCAATTGAGGTACTGTCACATCGGCGGTCAGGCCCGGCTGGAGGAAGGGCCCGAACTGTTCTGGTACATTGACAAAGAGGCGCAGCTTATCGACGACGGCCACTGTAAACAGATTTGTTTTTGCATTGGGCGTGCTGAGAAGGCCTTCTTTACTGACCAAGTCACCGACGTTGATATTGCGCTGGATCACCACTCCGTCAAAGGGCGCGACGATTTTTTTGAACCCAATGAACGCCTCGATATTCTTGACCTTTTGTTCCGCAGCTCGAACTATCGCCGCCTGAGATTTCATGTTTTGTTCTTGCACCGTGATCGACTGCTCGGAGACCGCATGACTTGAGCGCATCGCGATCCAACGCTGCGCGGTCACCTCGGCAAGATCAAACTTGACACGCTCCGAATCTAAATCCGCATTAGCCTGTCTAAATTCAGCGTCGAGATCTGGGGTGCTGATTTCAGCGAGAACATCGTCTTTCTTCACGAGATCTCCGTAGTCCTTGTGCCATGCCTTCACGTAGCCGGTGACTCTGGCATAAATGGGTGCCTCGAACCAGCCGACGATATTGCCGGGGAGGATGATGCTCTCGGTCGTCGGCACTGGCTGAGGAGAGACGACTGCCACGGTGGGGACAGCGTCCTCGAGAGTTTTCTCGCTCAGCAGCTCAGCGGCGCTCCCACTTTCTAAAATCCGATGGCCAAGATAGAGGACTAACAACAGGATTGCTGCAATGGCAATGTATTTGCCATTAAGTGACTTCATCATGATGAATAGTCCTTTCCCCGCATTAAGTGCTTGCTATAGATGATGGCGTACACGGCGGGTACGAAAAACAAGGTGAAGAGAGTCGCCATGAGCAAGCCGCCGATGACCGCGCGGCCCAACGGCGCATTCTGAGAATAACCGGTCGCCATGGGGATCATCCCGATGATCATGGCCGCGGCAGTCATGAGGACCGGCCGGAAGCGGGTCACGCCGGCTTCGAGCGCGGCCCGTATGGCGTCGCCATGCTCTTGGATTCGTTCACGCGCATAAGACACAACGAGGATAGAATTGGCTGTCCCTGTACCCATGCACATGATGGCGCCCGTCAACGCCGGCTCCGACAGACGTGTGTGGGTCAGGAACAATGCCCACGCGATGCCCGCCAGTGCGCCGGGCAAGGCCGTGATGATAATGAAGGGATCCAGCCAGGATTGGAAATTGACGACGATCAACAGGTAGACCAATACGATTGCGCCGAGTAGTCCGATGATCAGCTCGAAGTAGGCGTCCCGCATCAATGCGGCCTGACCTTGGATGTCAATCTCAGCACTGGGGGGCTTCTCATCCTCTAGGCTGTGGGTAACCTTCTCGACGTTCGCCAGTACGGTACCCAGATCGCGATCTTCGGCAGAAATATAAATATCGATTAGCGGCATGATATTGCCGTGTGTGACTACACCCGGCGTGCCCTCCACCGACAAGTTGGTTAAATTGCCGAGGAGTTGCACATCCTTACCGGAAATATCATTCGATGAGTCGACCGGGACGGTCTTGATACTATTCACACTATTGATAAATGGCTGCGGGGTATAAACATTGATCAGATAGGACATGCCGGTCGAGGGATCGAGCCAGTAGACCTGATCCACCTGTTGGCTCCCGGCGGTCGTCATGAGCAGGTTGTCGGCCATGTTTGAGAGGGTTCTATCGACTCCGAGTCCGAACGTGCGGTTGCCTTCGACCATCATGGTCGGTGTGCGCATCGTCTGCTGGATGACCACGTCCACTGCGCCGGGAATCTCGCGAAATTTGTCCATCAATTTTCGGGCGTACTCATAGTTAAGGTAAATGTCCGGACCATTGACCTGTACGTCGATCGGCGCGGGCGCGCCGAAATTGAGAATCTTGGCGGTCAGATCGGACGGCTGAAACGTAAATTCGGTTCCCGGGTAGCGCTGTTTCAAGCCCTTGCGGAGGGTCTTCCGGTACTCCCATACTGGGGACTTTTCATCTTTCAAGAGGACTGTCAGATCGCAATCCTGAGAACCGATCGTCGGGGTTGGGATGAAAGCGAGGTTGTGCGGTCCGACCGGCAGGCCGCAGTTACTGACGATGTTTTCAACATGACCGGGCAACAACTCCTCGATGCTGTTGGATACCAACGTGGCCAAGCGCCCACTCACCTCGATGCGTGTGCCGAGCGGCGCACGCATATGCATCTGAATGATCCCCGACCGGATCTCGGGAAAATAGTCGCGCCCAAGAAAGAAATAGAGCCCCATCGATGCCACCGCTATTGCAAGCGTAATGGTGACGAAGCCACGGCGACCGGCGATTACCCGCTCCAACAACGCACCATAGCCCTCGCGGAGCCGGTTGAAACGTCGCTCGAATTCTTTCTGAAAGCGGACGAAGACATTGGATGATTGTTCCGCGTCCGGTTGTCCAGGGGGGTGGGATTCATGTGGTTGCGACATGGTGACTCCTCATCATGTATTTCGCCATAGTTGGCACCAGTGTGAACGAGAGAAGGAAGGAGGCGAGCATC is a genomic window containing:
- a CDS encoding efflux RND transporter periplasmic adaptor subunit, with the translated sequence MMKSLNGKYIAIAAILLLVLYLGHRILESGSAAELLSEKTLEDAVPTVAVVSPQPVPTTESIILPGNIVGWFEAPIYARVTGYVKAWHKDYGDLVKKDDVLAEISTPDLDAEFRQANADLDSERVKFDLAEVTAQRWIAMRSSHAVSEQSITVQEQNMKSQAAIVRAAEQKVKNIEAFIGFKKIVAPFDGVVIQRNINVGDLVSKEGLLSTPNAKTNLFTVAVVDKLRLFVNVPEQFGPFLQPGLTADVTVPQLPNRHFNFKFLTVARGFDISTRTTTTVFTIDNKDRALWPGSYAQVHLTAQVDRQAFTMPTTALVFQEHGTQVAVVTEDDRVNLKTITVSKLMDQIVEVGGGLSANDRIINNPNAALMNGNKVRVVTPEPGYDLMNVPEPTQAPRDDQIKSEKPAPPSQEASAKAFPTNR